Proteins from one Nitrospirota bacterium genomic window:
- a CDS encoding response regulator, with translation MKILVVDDDQHIQRLYKEELEEEGYEVFLAGTGEEALLLFDKISPDLVTLDILMPDIDGIKLLRMMKEKKPRLPIIMSTAYDYRDDFAVWASEAYLVKSSDLNELKATIKKLLPDGD, from the coding sequence ATGAAGATACTTGTTGTAGACGATGATCAGCATATCCAGCGTCTTTACAAGGAAGAGCTGGAAGAGGAAGGATATGAAGTCTTTCTGGCCGGTACGGGGGAAGAGGCCCTTTTACTCTTTGACAAAATCTCGCCAGATCTTGTTACCCTGGATATCCTCATGCCTGATATTGATGGGATAAAACTCCTGAGGATGATGAAAGAGAAAAAGCCGAGACTACCTATCATTATGTCAACAGCATATGATTACAGAGATGACTTTGCGGTTTGGGCATCTGAGGCCTACCTTGTGAAGTCCTCAGACCTTAATGAGTTAAAAGCTACAATAAAAAAGCTCCTGCCCGATGGAGATTAA